The segment CTGTGGCAATTTGCGCCTCGGCGAGAAGAAGTTTGGATCGGAGCGAATCCTCCGCGGAAATTTCCTCACCGGTCTTCACTTGGCCGAGCAACGCAATCGCGCTTTCCGCGCGCTTGGCATCGATTTCCGACCGCGCCAACTGAAGGCGGGCCTCCGTGGTGCGCCGGCTGTCTTTTTGTGCTGCCCACTCCCGCAGATTGGCCGATGGATCCTCGCCGGCTTTCCTGCTCAGGGTGATCCATCGCTCCATGCTTTCGCGCATCGTGGGCGTGTCCGGATTCGACGTGATTGTCTCCCGCAAGACATCCCGTGCCCGGTTGTCCACTCCCAGAGCCGTCAAAGAACGGGCGAGTCCGAGGCGTGCGTTGTCTCGGACAGGCCCAGGCAAGTCGCCGGATTCAAGCACGGCGCGGAAAAGCTCCGACGCCCCCGACGGCTGATCCTGCGCGAGGAGAACCCGGCCGGCGGCAACGTCCAGTTCCGCGGCCGGCAGCAGCGAGTCGGCTTTGGCCAGGTCAATGAGGCTTTGCGCGTCGCCCCAATTCCCGAGCTGAAGTTGCAAGTCGATGAGCAGACGGAGCGCGTCAGGCTCGGACGGCGGCGTTTCGTTCTCGCCCGGAAGTGCGGCGCTCGCGGCAACTCTGTCGCCCTGCTGAAGCCGGATGCGCGCGAGCAGTAATTTGGCGTCAGCGGAGGCGGGTGCAAGAGGAGAGACGAGCTTCGCGGCTGCTTCCAACTTTCCTTGGGCAGCCAGGGCCGCCGCGCGCAACACGGCAGCCTGCGAGGAGTCTTTGTCGCAGTATTCGTCAAGGGTGCGCAATGCCTCTCCGGGAAGCCCTGCATCCAATTGAGCACGCGCGAGGAGCAGGCCCAGCGAGTTCCTTTCCCCTGCAGGCGACTTGCGGATGGCTTCCTCGAGCGGTGCGATCGCGGCCTTGGGCAGGCCGTCGCGGAGTGCGTTCTGCGCCTTCTCGACGGCAGGGTTCGCGGCTCGGCCCGTGGCCGACAGCGCGATGATCGCAGCCCAGATGATCGGCAGGGTTCTCATTCGCCAAGGATTTTGCGGAGGTAGTGCCCGGTATGACTGGCGTCGCACTTGGCAATCGTTTCAGGCGGACCCTCCGCCACGATGCGTCCGCCTCCGTCACCGCCCTCCGGGCCGAGGTCGAGGATCCAGTCCGCGCATTTGATCACATCCATGTTGTGCTCGATGACCACCAGTGTATTGCCTGCGTTGCGCAATTTGACGAGAACTTGCAGCAGGGTGTCCACATCGGAAACGTGGAGACCCGTGGTCGGCTCATCGAGCAAGTAGAGCGTTTTTGATCCCGCGCGCTTGCAAAGCTCGGTGGACAACTTGATCCGCTGGGCTTCGCCGCCGGACAACGTGCTGGCCGACTGTCCGAGGGTCAGGTAGCCGAGGCCGACCTCCTGCATGGTGGCAAGTTTGTCCGCGACAGCCGGAACAGCCCGGAAAAATGAGAGCGCCTCGTCCACGGTCATGGCAAGCACGTCGGCGATATTCCTGCCCTTGTAGGTGATTTCGAGGGTTTCCCTGTTGTAGCGGCGCCCGTTGCACACGTCGCAGGTGACAAACACATCGGCCAGAAAATGCATTTCGACCTTGAGCGATCCGTCGCCTTGGCAGTGCTCGCAGCGTCCGCCTTTGGTGTTAAAGCTGAAACGTCCCGCACTGTAGCCCCGCACGCGGGCCGCCGGCACTTGGGAAAACAGTTCGCGGATCGGTCCGAAGGCCCCGGTGTAAGTGGCCGGGTTCGACCGAGGTGTGCGGCCGATCGGCGATTGGTCCACGACAACGAGACGGTGGATTTGCCCGGCGCCGAGGATGGCGTCGTGGGCTCCCGGAGTTTCCTTGGCGCGGTAGAGGTCCCGGGCAAGGGCTGACCGCAGAATGTCGTTGACCAGAGTTGATTTTCCGCTGCCCGAGACGCCTGTCACCGCGACAAAGCAGCCAAGGGGAATGTGCGCGTCGATGCATTTCAGATTGTTTTCCCTCGCGCCTTTCACGCCGAGCCAGCCGTCGGTCGGGCCCGAGACGAAAGCGCGGGGCGTGAGCGGTTGTTGGCGTTTGGCCGGAATCCGGATGCCCAGTTGCCCGCCCAAGTAGCGCCCGGTGAGCGACTGCGGCGCGGAGGCGACCTCCTCAAGCGTGCCCTGCGCGACGATGTTGCCGCCGAGCGGCCCCGCACCGGGGCCGATGTCGATGATGTGGTCGGCGGCGAGAATGGTTTCGTGGTCATGCTCGACCACGAGGACGGAATTTCCGAGATCGCGCAGGCGACGCAGAGTGGCGATGAGGCGTTCGTTGTCGCGCTGGTGCAAGCCGATGCTCGGCTCGTCGAGCACGTAAAGCACGCCGGCGAGACCGGCTCCGATCTGGGTGGCGAGGCGGATGCGCTGCGCCTCGCCACCCGACAACGTTCCGCTCTCGCGATTGAGCGTGAGATACCCGAGGCCGACCTCGGAAAGGAAATCCAGACGCCGCGAAATTTCCGAGACGACTTCCGCGGCGATGGCCTCTTCCTGTCCGTTTAATTCGAGACGGCCGAAAACGCCGGCTGCTTCGGCGATCGTGAGGTTGCAAAGTTCGTGGATGTTCAGCCCGTTTCCCGCGGCGGGGGGCAAGGTGACCGCAAGAATTTCGGGCCGCAGACGCGCGCCGCGGCAGCGCGCGCAGGGGCGGCGGTTTTGCAGTGCTTTGAGGCGTTGTCGCAGGGATTCTCCCTTGGCGCGGGCCAGCAGATGTTCGAGTTGGGCCAGCAGGCCTTCGAAGGGTCTCTTTGCCTGTTGCTTCGCCGCGCTGCCTCCGTAGGAGATGTCGATCGCGCGGTCGCCGGACCCGTGAAGGATCAGATCGCGAAACGCCTCGGGAAGCTTGCCCAGGGGAACATCGGTTCGGACTCCCGCATCACGGGCCAGGGCGGACGTCAGGGCCGCATAGTAGGCCTGCATCTTCGGTGTGCCCTTGCGCCAAGCGACGATCGCGCCGTCATCGAGAGATTTGTCCGGATCAAGGACAAGCTCGGGGTCGAAATACGGTTCGGTTCCCAGTCCGTGGCAGGCGGGGCACGCACCGAAGTGGCTGTTGAAAGAAAAATGCTGCGGAGTCAAACGCGGCAGCGTGAAGCCGGTTTTAGGGTTGGCGAAGGCCGTTGAAAACGGGTGGTCGGCGAAAGAATTCCCGCCCGGTTCCTGCACGGACGCAATAATCGCGCC is part of the Chthoniobacterales bacterium genome and harbors:
- the uvrA gene encoding excinuclease ABC subunit UvrA gives rise to the protein MRSASCPAAKSRQEENHPGPACGKSPGENSGLLPSGRESLHARDPPPVLPGSCNRRGEDPAESPAEHAHSQGRGAPWPAGGRRGPRATPCPAGRRSTSLFAPDFPKRACPSKRAPHRVRACQAAGTTARAVAIGEKPACRNCPPARNSPVSTTAQADPRLHRLRASNPSPALLQHRPVPADAACRTSRRQQIRPNRPKLKKPLLNCASRNPTRKRALAKGGGGFAFRTAPPRPYSFRFADMPSSEPSSIRVKGARQHNLKNIDVVIPRNRLVVLTGPSGSGKSSLAFDTLYAEGQRKYVESLSAYARQFLDRLQRPDVDFVEGLSPAIAIEQRTSAAGPRSTIATTTEIYDYLRILYSAIGVPHDPETGEVVRRQTPQEITDAILAFPQDSRLVLLAPLVRGEAGEFRDIIEKMRREGFVRARIDGKITDLGTETRIRLDKNRRHHIEAVVDRLVLKAGIRQRLADSVETALRWGEGAIIASVQEPGGNSFADHPFSTAFANPKTGFTLPRLTPQHFSFNSHFGACPACHGLGTEPYFDPELVLDPDKSLDDGAIVAWRKGTPKMQAYYAALTSALARDAGVRTDVPLGKLPEAFRDLILHGSGDRAIDISYGGSAAKQQAKRPFEGLLAQLEHLLARAKGESLRQRLKALQNRRPCARCRGARLRPEILAVTLPPAAGNGLNIHELCNLTIAEAAGVFGRLELNGQEEAIAAEVVSEISRRLDFLSEVGLGYLTLNRESGTLSGGEAQRIRLATQIGAGLAGVLYVLDEPSIGLHQRDNERLIATLRRLRDLGNSVLVVEHDHETILAADHIIDIGPGAGPLGGNIVAQGTLEEVASAPQSLTGRYLGGQLGIRIPAKRQQPLTPRAFVSGPTDGWLGVKGARENNLKCIDAHIPLGCFVAVTGVSGSGKSTLVNDILRSALARDLYRAKETPGAHDAILGAGQIHRLVVVDQSPIGRTPRSNPATYTGAFGPIRELFSQVPAARVRGYSAGRFSFNTKGGRCEHCQGDGSLKVEMHFLADVFVTCDVCNGRRYNRETLEITYKGRNIADVLAMTVDEALSFFRAVPAVADKLATMQEVGLGYLTLGQSASTLSGGEAQRIKLSTELCKRAGSKTLYLLDEPTTGLHVSDVDTLLQVLVKLRNAGNTLVVIEHNMDVIKCADWILDLGPEGGDGGGRIVAEGPPETIAKCDASHTGHYLRKILGE